From the Homo sapiens chromosome 1, GRCh38.p14 Primary Assembly genome, one window contains:
- the KPRP gene encoding keratinocyte proline-rich protein isoform X1, with translation MCDQQQIQCRLPLQQCCVKGPSFCSSQSPFAQSQVVVQAPCEMQIVDCPASCPVQVCQVSDQAPCQSQTTQVKCQSKTKQVKGQAQCQSKTTQVKGQAASQSQTSSVQSQAPCQSEVSYVQCEASQPVQTCFVECAPVCYTETCYVECPVQNYVPCPAPQPVQMYRGRPAVCQPQGRFSTQCQYQGSYSSCGPQFQSRATCNNYTPQFQLRPSYSSCFPQYRSRTSFSPCVPQCQTQGSYGSFTEQHRSRSTSRCLPPPRRLQLFPRSCSPPRRFEPCSSSYLPLRPSEGFPNYCTPPRRSEPIYNSRCPRRPISSCSQRRGPKCRIEISSPCCPRQVPPQRCPVEIPPIRRRSQSCGPQPSWGASCPELRPHVEPRPLPSFCPPRRLDQCPESPLQRCPPPAPRPRLRPEPCISLEPRPRPLPRQLSEPCLYPEPLPALRPTPRPVPLPRPGQCEIPEPRPCLQPCEHPEPCPRPEPIPLPAPCPSPEPCRETWRSPSPCWGPNPVPYPGDLGCHESSPHRLDTEAPYCGPSSYNQGQESGAGCGPGDVFPERRGQDGHGDQGNAFAGVKGEAKSAYF, from the coding sequence ATGTGTGACCAGCAGCAGATCCAGTGCCGCCTGCCGCTCCAACAGTGCTGCGTCAAGGGTCCCTCCTTCTGCTCCTCTCAATCCCCCTTTGCCCAGAGCCAAGTGGTGGTTCAAGCCCCTTGTGAGATGCAAATTGTGGACTGCCCTGCATCATGCCCAGTTCAAGTTTGCCAGGTGTCAGACCAGGCTCCATGCCAGTCTCAGACCACACAGGTGAAGTGCCAGTCTAAGACCAAGCAGGTGAAGGGCCAGGCTCAATGTCAGTCTAAGACCACCCAGGTGAAGGGCCAGGCTGCATCCCAATCTCAAACTTCCTCTGTTCAAAGCCAGGCTCCATGCCAATCTGAGGTGTCCTACGTGCAGTGCGAAGCGTCACAACCTGTTCAGACTTGCTTCGTAGAATGTGCTCCAGTTTGTTATACAGAAACTTGTTATGTAGAATGCCCAGTCCAGAACTATGTACCCTGTCCAGCTCCTCAGCCTGTCCAGATGTATAGAGGGCGTCCTGCAGTGTGCCAGCCTCAGGGAAGATTCTCCACCCAGTGCCAGTATCAAGGCTCCTATAGCAGTTGTGGCCCCCAGTTTCAGTCAAGGGCTACCTGCAACAACTACACCCCCCAGTTCCAGTTGAGGCCTTCCTACAGCAGCTGTTTCCCTCAGTATCGGTCCCGGACTTCATTTAGTCCCTGTGTGCCCCAGTGCCAGACCCAGGGCTCCTATGGGAGCTTCACTGAACAGCACCGCTCTCGGAGCACCAGCAGATGCCTTCCTCCTCCTCGGCGGCTGCAGCTTTTCCCCCGCAGCTGTTCCCCACCAAGACGTTTTGAGCCCTGCTCCAGCAGCTACCTGCCACTAAGACCCTCTGAAGGTTTCCCTAACTACTGCACCCCACCCCGCCGCTCTGAACCCATATATAACAGTCGCTGTCCTCGCCGCCCCATTTCAAGCTGCTCTCAGAGACGTGGCCCCAAGTGCCGAATCGAGATTTCCTCCCCGTGCTGCCCCAGGCAGGTTCCCCCACAGAGGTGTCCTGTTGAGATTCCTCCCATCAGACGCCGCTCCCAGAGCTGTGGCCCGCAGCCCTCCTGGGGCGCCTCCTGCCCTGAGCTGAGGCCACACGTAGAGCCACGTCCACTCCCAAGCTTCTGTCCACCACGGCGTCTTGACCAGTGTCCAGAGTCACCACTGCAGCGATGTCCACCTCCTGCTCCACGTCCACGTCTGCGCCCAGAACCATGCATAAGTCTAGAACCACGCCCGCGTCCTCTACCACGACAACTTTCAGAACCTTGTTTGTATCCAGAACCACTTCCAGCACTACGTCCAACACCGCGGCCAGTTCCCCTTCCTCGCCCAGGGCAGTGTGAGATTCCAGAGCCACGTCCATGCCTGCAGCCCTGTGAGCACCCAGAGCCTTGTCCACGACCAGAGCCAATTCCCCTGCCGGCGCCCTGCCCAAGCCCGGAGCCCTGCAGGGAGACTTGGCGCAGCCCCAGCCCATGCTGGGGCCCAAATCCAGTTCCATACCCAGGAGACCTAGGCTGTCATGAGTCTAGTCCACACCGCCTAGACACCGAAGCTCCCTACTGTGGCCCATCCAGTTACAACCAGGGGCAAGAGAGTGGTGCTGGCTGTGGGCCTGGTGATGTGTTTCCAGAGCGGAGGGGTCAGGATGGCCATGGAGACCAAGGCAATGCCTTTGCTGgagtgaaaggggaagcaaagagtgcttatttttaa
- the LCE1F gene encoding late cornified envelope protein 1F, which translates to MSCQQSQQQCQPPPKCTPKCPPKCPTPKCPPKCPPKCPPVSSCCSVSSGGCCGSSSGGCCSSGGGGCCSSGGGGCCLSHHRRRRSHRHRPQSSDCCSQPSAGSSCCGGGSGQHSGGCC; encoded by the coding sequence ATGTCTTGCCAGCAGAGCCAGCAGCAGTGCCAGCCCCCTCCCAAGTGCACTCCCAAGTGCCCTCCCAAGTGCCCCACACCGAAGTGCCCCCCAAAGTGTCCCCCTAAGTGCCCTCCTGTCTCTTCCTGCTGCAGCGTCAGCTCCGGAGGCTGCTGTGGCTCCAGCTCTGGGGGCTGCTGCAGCTCTGGGGGTGGTGGCTGCTGCAGCTCTGGGGGAGGCGGCTGTTGCCTGAGCCACCACAGACGGCGTAGGTCCCACCGCCACAGACCCCAGAGCTCTGACTGCTGCAGCCAGCCCTCAGCGGGCTCCAGCTGCTGCGGAGGGGGCAGTGGCCAGCACTCTGGAGGCTGCTGCTGA